The proteins below are encoded in one region of Paenibacillus thermoaerophilus:
- the rph gene encoding ribonuclease PH, with protein sequence MRTSGRKADETRSVSITPHYIKHAEGSVLIEVGETKVICTATVDDKVPPFMKGQGRGWVTAEYSMLPRATQTRNQRESSKGKQSGRTMEIQRLIGRALRSVVDLSALGERTVTLDCDVIQADGGTRTTSITGAYIALAFALNRLLDEGKLQQMPFTDFLASVSVGIVDGEMLLDLDYQEDSRAQVDMNIVMTSSGKFVELQGTGEEAPFGRSELNRLLELGEWGVQRMIAKQKEALGPIADLIGEAIAHAAG encoded by the coding sequence ATGAGGACAAGCGGACGCAAGGCGGACGAGACCCGGTCGGTCTCCATCACGCCCCACTATATCAAACATGCGGAAGGCTCCGTGCTGATCGAGGTCGGCGAGACGAAGGTCATCTGCACGGCGACGGTGGACGACAAGGTGCCGCCGTTCATGAAAGGACAAGGCCGCGGTTGGGTGACGGCGGAATATTCCATGCTGCCGCGGGCGACCCAGACGCGCAATCAGAGGGAATCGTCCAAAGGAAAACAGTCCGGACGCACGATGGAAATCCAGCGGCTGATCGGGCGCGCGCTGCGGTCGGTTGTCGATCTGTCGGCTCTGGGCGAACGGACCGTCACGCTCGATTGCGACGTGATTCAGGCCGACGGAGGAACGCGCACCACCTCGATCACGGGCGCGTATATCGCTTTGGCGTTTGCGCTGAATCGGCTGCTCGACGAAGGCAAGCTCCAGCAGATGCCGTTCACGGACTTTCTCGCTTCGGTCAGCGTCGGAATCGTCGACGGCGAGATGCTGCTCGACCTCGATTACCAGGAGGACTCCAGGGCCCAGGTCGACATGAATATCGTCATGACCAGCAGCGGCAAGTTCGTCGAGCTGCAGGGGACGGGCGAGGAGGCCCCGTTTGGCCGGTCCGAGCTGAACCGCCTGCTGGAGCTCGGCGAATGGGGCGTCCAGCGGATGATCGCGAAGCAGAAGGAAGCGCTGGGGCCGATTGCGGATCTCATCGGGGAGGCGATCGCGCATGCGGCTGGATAA
- a CDS encoding XTP/dITP diphosphatase, translating into MRLDNKTVVVATRNEGKLREFAAMLEPAGLRVIGLRDVPGAPEVVEDGETFAANAAKKAVEIATYLGMPALADDSGLCVEALGGEPGVYSARYAGEGASDEANNAKLLARLSQPEFAAGSIAAPDGLKLLSRASYVCVLVLYDPATGETVETKGTVEGWIAAEARGQGGFGYDPYFYLPEYGRTMAELSMEEKNAISHRGAALRKLAARLDGQA; encoded by the coding sequence ATGCGGCTGGATAATAAGACGGTCGTGGTGGCGACCCGCAACGAAGGCAAGCTGCGCGAGTTCGCCGCGATGCTCGAGCCGGCCGGGCTGCGCGTGATCGGTCTGCGCGACGTGCCGGGAGCGCCCGAGGTGGTGGAGGACGGCGAGACGTTTGCGGCCAACGCGGCCAAAAAAGCGGTCGAGATTGCGACTTACCTGGGCATGCCGGCGCTTGCGGACGACTCCGGGTTGTGCGTGGAAGCGCTCGGCGGCGAACCCGGCGTCTACAGCGCGCGGTACGCGGGCGAAGGCGCAAGCGACGAAGCCAACAACGCCAAGCTGCTGGCCCGCTTGTCGCAGCCGGAGTTCGCAGCCGGTTCGATCGCCGCGCCGGACGGGCTGAAGCTGCTCAGCCGGGCTTCCTATGTCTGCGTGCTTGTTCTGTACGATCCGGCAACCGGCGAGACGGTCGAGACCAAAGGAACGGTCGAAGGCTGGATTGCGGCGGAAGCCCGCGGGCAGGGCGGCTTCGGCTACGATCCGTATTTTTATTTGCCGGAGTACGGGCGCACGATGGCCGAGCTCTCAATGGAGGAGAAAAACGCGATCAGCCATCGCGGCGCGGCGCTTCGCAAGCTGGCGGCGCGGTTGGACGGACAAGCTTGA
- the asnB gene encoding asparagine synthase (glutamine-hydrolyzing) produces the protein MCGITGWVSWNKDLTRYPAILENMTETLAPRGPDASGKWLTANCAFGHRRLSVIDPAGGAQPMVRRREDDTYVIVYNGELYNAPELRRELESSGYSFRTTCDTEVLLLSYMEWGESCVDRLNGIFAFAVWDDNRRRVFLARDRLGVKPLFYALRDGELLFGSEPKAILAHPGFPAEVDAEGLAEVFALGPARTPGHGIYRGLKELLPGHCLTFTPEGASTRAYWRLEALPHRDDEEDTAEHIRWLLRDTLERQLVSDVPVCALLSGGLDSSALSALAADYYARTGQGTIDTYSIDYVGNDKHFRASVYQPNPDRPWVDRMREHLNTRHHFVEFDTPELVDSLRSVVLARDTPGMADVDGSLLLFCREIKKNATVAISGEAADEVFGGYPWFHRKEALEANTFPWAISTEARFGLLSPELAKAIRPEEYVADRYRQAIGEVPHLDGEDPAARRMREMSYLNITRFMPTLLDRKDRMSMACGLEVRVPYCDHRLVQYVWNVPWSIKSKNGREKGILRHALRGVLPDDVIDRKKSPFPKTHNPAYAQAVKRWVLDILDDSRSPLRPLVNAGQLRKLAADDLDSFQIPFFGQLMTGPQTFAFLAQVDTWLREYKVRLVL, from the coding sequence ATGTGCGGAATAACCGGATGGGTCAGTTGGAACAAGGATTTGACCCGATACCCCGCCATTCTGGAAAACATGACGGAGACGCTGGCACCGCGCGGACCCGATGCTTCCGGCAAGTGGCTGACGGCGAACTGCGCCTTCGGCCACAGGCGGCTCAGCGTCATCGATCCGGCCGGCGGCGCCCAGCCGATGGTGCGCAGGCGCGAAGACGATACGTACGTGATCGTCTACAACGGGGAATTGTACAACGCCCCGGAGCTTCGCCGCGAATTGGAGTCGTCGGGCTATTCGTTCCGGACGACCTGCGACACGGAAGTGCTCCTCCTCTCCTACATGGAGTGGGGGGAATCGTGCGTCGACAGACTCAACGGCATTTTTGCCTTCGCCGTATGGGATGACAACCGCAGGCGGGTATTCCTCGCCCGCGACCGGCTCGGCGTGAAGCCTTTGTTCTACGCGCTGCGGGACGGCGAGCTGCTGTTCGGCTCCGAACCGAAAGCCATACTGGCGCATCCCGGCTTCCCCGCCGAGGTGGACGCGGAAGGTCTGGCCGAGGTGTTCGCGCTGGGGCCGGCCCGAACGCCCGGCCACGGCATATACCGGGGACTGAAGGAGCTGCTCCCGGGCCACTGCCTGACGTTTACGCCGGAAGGCGCGTCGACGCGGGCGTATTGGCGGCTGGAGGCTCTGCCCCACCGCGACGACGAGGAAGACACGGCGGAGCACATCCGCTGGCTGCTGCGGGACACGCTGGAGCGGCAGCTCGTCTCCGACGTGCCCGTATGCGCGCTGCTGTCCGGCGGCCTCGATTCCAGCGCGCTCAGCGCGCTTGCGGCGGACTACTATGCGCGCACGGGCCAAGGGACGATCGACACGTATTCGATCGACTACGTCGGTAACGACAAGCATTTCCGCGCCAGCGTCTATCAGCCGAATCCCGACCGGCCCTGGGTGGACCGGATGCGCGAGCATCTGAACACGCGCCATCACTTCGTCGAATTCGACACGCCCGAGCTGGTGGATTCGCTCCGTTCCGTCGTATTGGCCCGCGACACGCCCGGCATGGCGGATGTCGACGGGTCGCTGCTGCTGTTTTGCCGGGAGATCAAAAAAAACGCGACCGTCGCGATTTCCGGCGAGGCGGCCGACGAAGTGTTCGGCGGCTACCCGTGGTTCCACCGGAAAGAGGCGCTGGAAGCGAACACGTTCCCGTGGGCGATCAGTACGGAAGCCCGATTCGGCCTGCTGTCCCCCGAACTGGCGAAGGCGATCCGGCCGGAGGAATACGTCGCCGACCGGTACCGTCAGGCGATCGGCGAAGTGCCGCATCTGGACGGCGAAGATCCGGCCGCGCGGCGCATGCGGGAGATGTCCTACCTCAACATCACCCGGTTTATGCCGACGCTGCTGGACCGCAAAGACCGGATGAGCATGGCCTGCGGCCTGGAAGTGCGCGTGCCGTATTGCGACCACCGTCTTGTGCAATACGTGTGGAACGTGCCCTGGAGCATCAAGAGCAAGAACGGCCGGGAAAAAGGCATTCTCCGGCATGCGCTGCGGGGCGTATTGCCCGACGATGTCATCGACCGGAAAAAAAGCCCGTTTCCCAAAACGCATAATCCGGCCTACGCCCAAGCGGTCAAAAGGTGGGTGCTCGACATTTTGGACGATTCCCGCTCGCCGCTCCGGCCGCTCGTCAACGCGGGACAGCTCCGCAAGCTGGCGGCGGACGATCTCGATTCGTTCCAAATTCCGTTTTTCGGCCAGTTGATGACGGGGCCGCAGACGTTCGCCTTCCTCGCGCAGGTCGATACGTGGCTGCGGGAGTACAAGGTGAGGCTGGTGCTGTGA
- a CDS encoding diacylglycerol/lipid kinase family protein has product MIGFIVNPASGNGRGGRVWKKLEPELKRRSVPYRAAFTECKGDAVAKTEDMLRRYSLDAVVAVGGDGTVHETVNGMERAGSRDRSGRRPPFGYVPAGSGNDYARACGIPRDPAEALDRLLRELASGREPLSADLLRLEGDGAPAAANSYGFGLDAAVAEAVNRSTGKRLLNRLGLGKLVYLFALLRALVSYRPVRASVTVDGGDTRRFEEVWLIVVANNPCFGGGMRICPGADMRDGRATVCVVSGLGRLGLLCLFPLVFAGRHVGLKSVTLLEGREIEIEAPAGMPVQADGESVRLAAGEAVRTIRVAPGAFMTLG; this is encoded by the coding sequence ATGATCGGTTTTATCGTGAATCCGGCAAGCGGGAATGGCCGGGGCGGACGCGTCTGGAAAAAGCTTGAGCCGGAATTGAAGAGAAGATCCGTGCCGTACCGGGCCGCGTTCACGGAATGCAAAGGGGACGCGGTCGCCAAAACGGAAGATATGCTTCGCCGATATTCGCTGGATGCGGTTGTCGCAGTCGGAGGGGACGGAACCGTGCACGAGACGGTCAACGGCATGGAGCGGGCCGGCAGCCGAGACCGCAGCGGCCGCCGGCCTCCGTTCGGCTACGTGCCCGCCGGATCGGGCAACGACTACGCCCGCGCGTGCGGCATTCCGCGGGACCCGGCGGAAGCGCTCGACCGGCTGCTGCGGGAGCTCGCGTCCGGCCGCGAGCCGCTGTCCGCGGACCTGCTGCGTCTGGAAGGCGACGGCGCGCCCGCCGCGGCGAACTCCTACGGCTTCGGTCTGGACGCCGCGGTGGCCGAAGCCGTCAACCGTTCGACCGGCAAGCGTCTGCTGAACCGCCTCGGCTTGGGCAAACTGGTCTACTTGTTTGCGCTGCTTCGCGCGCTGGTATCCTACCGTCCCGTCCGGGCGTCCGTTACCGTGGACGGCGGGGATACGCGCCGGTTTGAGGAGGTATGGCTGATCGTCGTCGCCAACAACCCCTGCTTCGGAGGCGGCATGCGCATCTGCCCGGGAGCGGATATGAGGGACGGCCGGGCGACGGTGTGCGTCGTCAGCGGACTCGGCCGGTTGGGACTGCTTTGTCTGTTTCCGCTTGTATTCGCGGGTCGCCATGTCGGATTGAAGTCCGTCACCCTCCTGGAGGGGCGCGAGATCGAGATTGAAGCGCCGGCGGGCATGCCCGTTCAGGCCGACGGCGAGTCGGTCCGCCTCGCCGCGGGAGAAGCCGTCCGGACGATCCGCGTGGCGCCGGGCGCCTTCATGACTCTCGGATGA
- the corA gene encoding magnesium/cobalt transporter CorA, whose protein sequence is MIRTLAVGRNSQLQADIPLQRLNDEDIAWYWVDFNSPTEEEASLLRDHFHFHPLAVEDCLHVLQRPKLDHYEDAHFFVLHAIDSRSLQVEEVDLFLGPNFLVTFHWKRHREIDEAWERIAGNPEEWSKGHLYGAYLVIDKLVDEYFPGVQQLEEQLNDIENNESDDSNFDLMNRLYDIRTALLKLRRTILPMRDLLYRIVNTNKIQGLREHLFYFTDVYDHLMKLSDMIEQSRDIASDMRDNFMSINSYRMNRIMKTLTVITTIFMPLTLLAGIYGMNFAYMPELQWRPAYFVVLGCMLSLGLGMYAWFRRKGWFD, encoded by the coding sequence ATGATTCGAACATTGGCCGTCGGCCGGAATTCGCAACTGCAAGCGGACATTCCCCTGCAGCGCCTGAACGATGAGGATATCGCCTGGTACTGGGTCGATTTTAATTCGCCGACCGAAGAAGAAGCATCCCTGCTCCGGGATCATTTTCATTTTCATCCGCTGGCCGTGGAGGACTGCCTGCATGTGCTGCAGCGGCCGAAGCTGGATCACTACGAGGATGCGCATTTCTTCGTGCTGCACGCGATCGACTCCCGGAGCCTGCAGGTCGAGGAAGTCGATTTGTTCCTGGGGCCGAATTTTTTGGTGACGTTTCATTGGAAGCGGCATCGGGAGATCGACGAAGCCTGGGAGCGGATCGCGGGGAATCCGGAGGAGTGGAGCAAGGGGCATTTGTACGGGGCTTATCTGGTGATCGACAAATTGGTGGACGAATATTTTCCCGGCGTCCAGCAGCTTGAGGAGCAACTGAACGATATCGAGAACAACGAATCGGACGATTCGAATTTCGATCTGATGAACCGCCTGTACGACATCCGGACGGCGCTGCTGAAGCTGAGGCGCACCATTCTGCCGATGAGGGATCTGCTGTACCGGATCGTCAATACGAACAAGATTCAGGGGCTGAGGGAGCATCTGTTTTACTTCACGGACGTGTACGACCATTTGATGAAGCTGTCCGACATGATCGAGCAGAGCCGGGACATCGCCTCGGATATGCGCGACAACTTCATGTCCATCAACTCGTACCGGATGAACCGGATCATGAAGACGCTGACCGTTATCACCACCATCTTCATGCCCCTCACCCTGCTCGCCGGCATATACGGCATGAACTTCGCCTATATGCCGGAGCTGCAGTGGCGGCCGGCTTATTTCGTCGTGCTGGGCTGCATGCTGAGCCTCGGTCTGGGCATGTACGCGTGGTTCCGGCGCAAAGGCTGGTTCGACTGA